TGAGGCGTGATGGGGTGGCTCTGGATTCAATGACTTTGAAGATGATTCTTGATGGGTTCATCAGGGCtggcaagtatgattctgcTTTGGAAGTTTTGGATTATGTTGAGAGGGAATTGATTGGTTCCAGCTGTTTTAGCCCTGATGTATATAGCCCTGTTATTGTTGCACTCGTGAGGAAGGATCAGATTTCAATAGCATTATCGATTTTCTTGAAGCTTATGGATTCTGCACTGCTCGCGGCGAACAGTGAGAATGTGGTCATTCCTGATGCGATTGCTTGTAATGAGATGCTTGTTGGTCTCAAGAAGGCGGACATGAGAGATGAATTCAGACAAGTTTATGGTAATCTACGAAAAACGAAGCTTTATCCGATGGACATATGGGGTTACAACATATGCATTCATGCATTAGGATGTTGGGGCGAGTTGAGCACTGCATTGGGCTTGTTTAAAGAGATGAAGGAGAGGAATGGTCCATTTGAACCCGATTTGTGCACGTATAACAGCCTCATACATGTGCTTTGCCTGCTTGGGAAGGTTAGGGATGCCCTCATCGTGTGGGAGGAGCTGAAGGCTTCCTCAGGTCATGAGCCGGACGAGTTCACTTACCGGATTATGATCCAAGGTTGTGCCAAATCATATAGAATCAATGATGCGTTGAGAATCTTCAGTGAGATGCAGTACAACGGCATACGAGCAGGGACTGTTGTTTACAACTCCCTTCTTGATGGTTTGATGAAGTCGAGGAAGTTGATGGAAGCCTGCGATCTGTTTGAGAAAATGGTAGATGATGACGGAGTGAGGGCTTCGTGCTGGACCTATAACATACTTATTGATGGTTTGTACaagaatggaagagaagaagcaGCTTATACCATGTTTTGTGACTTGAAGAGAAAAGGTAATAGTTTTGTCGACGGAGTCACGTTCAGCATCATCACTTTGCATCTATGTCGGGAAAACCGGGTTGAGGAAGCACTGCAGCTGGTGGAGGAGATGGAAGGAAGGGGCTTTATAGTTGATTTGGTTACTATAACTTCACTAGTGGTCGCGCTTTACAGACGTGGTCAGTGGGATTCAATTGAGAGGCTCCTGAGGCATATTAGAGATGGGAATTTAGTCCCTTCTCTTATCAAGTGGAAATCAGCCATGGAAGCTTCAATGAGTAGTCCACAAAGCAAGAAGAGAGACTTTTCACCAATGTTTCCTTCCATAAGTGATGTAGCCGAGGTTTTGAATCTGACAAAGCCGGATCGTGATGGTGATGGTGATGGTGCAGATGACACCAAGAAGCTCAGTGATGAAGTAGACGAGTGGTCGTCTTCTCCATACATGGATTCGCTTGCAAATCACTTCGCCTCTGACAAAAGCCGTGGTTCACAACCGTTCACGCTGTCTAGAGGGGTTCGTGTTTTGGCTAAGGGTGAGGATTCTTTTGATGTTGACATGGTGAATACCTACTTATCCATCTTCTTGGCCAAGGGGAAGTTGAGTTTAGCATGTAAATTGTTCGAGATTCTGACCAGTATGGGTGTGAACCCTGTGAGCTACACTTACAACTCCATCATGAGCTCCTTTGTCAAGAAAGGGTATTTCAAGGAAGCGTGGGGAGTCCTCCACGCGATGGGGGAGGCGGTCACCCCTTCGGACATAGCAACGTACAACGTTGTGATCCAAGGTTTAGGGAAGATGGGGAGGGCGGATCTCGCCAAGGCTGTTCTCGACAAGCTGAACGATGAAGGCGGGTACCTCGACATTGTCATGTACAACACCTTGATCAACGCCCTCGGGAAGGCTGGCCGGTTTGGTGAAGCAGTCGAGCTGTTTCAGCAGATGAAGAGCAGCGGGATAAATCCGGACGTGTTCACCTACAACACTCTCATCGAGGTGCACAGCAAGGCCGGGCGGCTCAAGGAGGCGTACGAGTTCTTGAAGATGATGTTGGATGCTGGGTGCGCGCCTAATCACGTGACGGATACGTGTCTCGATTTTCTAGAAAAGGAAATCGAGAGACGGAGGTACGACAAGGCTTCGATCATACGGTCCAAATCCGATGATCTTTGCTGAGGATCAATCCAAGGTTGGTCCTCAAAGATTTATTGTTATCTTGGAATTTCATGTaacaaaatatatgtaaatgcATTCACTATATTTATACATTATATAAAAGCTGATTTTTTTCTGCTCAAACCAGATTTATTGCTATATGTAACTTAACTGCAAATGTCGATGCTATATATAGTTAGCATCACCATTATAATAGTGTAGATGAGCCTCTTTGGTAGTCATCTATGTTTATAAACATAGTTCTTTTGGGGGCCTTTTGTGAGAGTTTATGTTTTTTGATATATACGATATTTGAAGGCTAAAAATTCTGCATAGATATGAACACTAATTGCTAAATACTAAATCATAGTTAAAACTCCAATACcccctaattaattaatatctgGATTAATAACTAATTACTGCCTTCCGCAAGGCAAAATATGGGGGTTTTGGGCTTGTAAAAGTAAATAtatattctttaaataaaaagatgaataatgaataattatatGCTACAAAACGTAATTAGTATTATCTATACTACTACATACAAGTATAAACAGTGTTAAGTGGTAAGCATAGGAATCTAATGGcccattttaaataattatgcTACCAACTGTCTAATGGGCCGCTTTTTTGTAACAAGcccattttataattttctataACTCGATTGGACCTTAGACAGATgctataacaaaattaaataaattactttCTTCCGAAACATCTTCTTAATAAGAGTGgaaactgatttttttttttttaagttgtttATGTAATGAGTGAAGAAAGGTgccaaaaattagaaaaaatgataataattaatttgtttatttcaaGAATGACAGGTCCATTAGAAATAATGTGTGTAAATACGCGAGAATTATAAATGTAATAGTTAGTGGAGTTGTTTCTAGAAATGGACTAGTAAAATATTTTGTGGACGAACGAAAATAAAATACATCTATTGGGTACAAATATATTAAAGTCGAAGACATGTTCTAAATTTGGAATCGATAAAAAAGAAATCatatttttaaccaatttaacgcgtataggaaaaaaaaattgtaataataTGCagaataatgattttttagtCATTGGTGTGTGAATAtttattacaaaaaattaaGAACTACAAATAAAAAAGTAGCTTTGCCCATTTAACTTGACCTAGAGTTTTATTCCACGTTCTATTTCTTTAAAAATGCCTACAAAGCTAATGTGTCGACATGACATGATATACCAAAGTCATAATGGTAGTAGAAAAAATGAAGTTTGGCATCat
The genomic region above belongs to Salvia miltiorrhiza cultivar Shanhuang (shh) chromosome 5, IMPLAD_Smil_shh, whole genome shotgun sequence and contains:
- the LOC130985148 gene encoding pentatricopeptide repeat-containing protein At4g01570 gives rise to the protein MRHGGVPRASTIFHNSIASLLPITTRFRFTAVAEKAVKSASVSELGDLLVVASIAKTLSKPGGIHDLEKNGDAIPLSEELVLRVLRRGSLDSSRKLGFFHWCSHRQDYKHSACTYTQMFKVLCFLPHQHHDDVLELVASMRRDGVALDSMTLKMILDGFIRAGKYDSALEVLDYVERELIGSSCFSPDVYSPVIVALVRKDQISIALSIFLKLMDSALLAANSENVVIPDAIACNEMLVGLKKADMRDEFRQVYGNLRKTKLYPMDIWGYNICIHALGCWGELSTALGLFKEMKERNGPFEPDLCTYNSLIHVLCLLGKVRDALIVWEELKASSGHEPDEFTYRIMIQGCAKSYRINDALRIFSEMQYNGIRAGTVVYNSLLDGLMKSRKLMEACDLFEKMVDDDGVRASCWTYNILIDGLYKNGREEAAYTMFCDLKRKGNSFVDGVTFSIITLHLCRENRVEEALQLVEEMEGRGFIVDLVTITSLVVALYRRGQWDSIERLLRHIRDGNLVPSLIKWKSAMEASMSSPQSKKRDFSPMFPSISDVAEVLNLTKPDRDGDGDGADDTKKLSDEVDEWSSSPYMDSLANHFASDKSRGSQPFTLSRGVRVLAKGEDSFDVDMVNTYLSIFLAKGKLSLACKLFEILTSMGVNPVSYTYNSIMSSFVKKGYFKEAWGVLHAMGEAVTPSDIATYNVVIQGLGKMGRADLAKAVLDKLNDEGGYLDIVMYNTLINALGKAGRFGEAVELFQQMKSSGINPDVFTYNTLIEVHSKAGRLKEAYEFLKMMLDAGCAPNHVTDTCLDFLEKEIERRRYDKASIIRSKSDDLC